The Loxodonta africana isolate mLoxAfr1 chromosome 1, mLoxAfr1.hap2, whole genome shotgun sequence genomic sequence GAAAACCGAGGCCGAACCTGGAGGGGTCTATAGCTGGGCTTTGAGCTGGGCAGCGAGGTATCTGAGTAACCTGAGGCTTAGTGAGGTATCTGAGAGGCGCATGTCCATGTCTGCCATGCAGACAAAGATAAGACagtctgagaactgcttttgtgCAGGCGAGCCCTAGAAGTAGTTTCTCTGGTTAACAGAGTGGTATTGGGCAAAGGGTTACCAAGAAGATAAGGTGGGAGGGGGCTTTGCAGGCAGAAGAAACCAAATTTTCAAAGACCAAGGCAATGCAAAGTGTGGGCATGGTCTAGAAACATGCAGAGAGCCCACTAGAGCTAAAGCATAAATTTTGGCAGGTGGGGGGGATGCAGGCCTGGGTAACAAAAGGAGCCAGGTCATACAGGACCTTGTTTGCCTGGCCACAGAAGTTCATATTCCATCCAGCAGCCAACACAGGGCATTGTGCATCAGAGGAGTCCATCAGGGAAATGACACGATCAGGTGTGGGTATTAGCAAGCCCGCTCTGGCAGCTGCATGGGAAAGAAAAACCAGGAGGTGGAGGGTTGAGAAAAGATCAGGAGGATGCTGCAATGGTCCAGGAGAGAACCAAGGCGGGGTGGTGGGATGAGGAGGAAAGTCGGAATAGCACCAGAGGCGGAAGAACTGGCTGGTCATGGTGGCTGATTGACTGGGAGGGTGAGCGCAGGAGAAGCCCAGGACCACCCCCTGGTTTCTCCCTTGGGCATGTGGCTGTTCACCTGGTCCCAAAAGAGACAGGCCCGCGTGCCTTCCTCCCACCAGTCTTCTCTGCCCCCACGCCTAAGGAACAAGAGAATAGGCCCCCTCTAGAGGCTGCCAGGGCCCCAAGGCACAGCTCACTCATTACAGCCCCTACCCACGCCGTCTCTCAGCCCTGAGCTTTGTCCTGTAGACATGGGTAGTCCAATAGTGAAGATTAAAAAGCCCAGTCTGCCTGTTCAGTCTCTCCTCCCACCTATCGTTCCCCTTGGTCCAGCCCCTCCCCCCGAACACACACTCTTCTCCTGTGATTTTCCATCCCAGGGCCCTCCATTTGCAACATCTAAGGAATCCatccgaaaccctggtggtgcagtggttaagagctaaggctgctaaccaaaaggtcagcagcttgaatccaccagaagctccttggaaacactatggggcagttttacacagtcctgtagggtcaccaggagtcagaatcaactcaatggcagcagatttggtttggtttttggttaaggaATCCATCAAGACCCAATTCAAATGTCATCTTCTCCACGAGGTCTGCCTTGAGGACCCAGCCAGGACTGTGTCTCCCTCCCTGGTCTCTGCAGGCCCCACGTGTTGTCTTCATCACCCCATACCCAATGTGATGGGAATTTTACCCACTAGACAACAAGAACCCAGAAGACAGGGTCTGCCCCAGGCAGGGCGTAGACAGAAAAGGAGCAAGAAGGCAGACCCAAGATTCAGTGAAGGGATAAGGGGGTAAGAGGATAGTGAAAAGGCACTTTTGGGGCAGGAGGAACTGGGTATCAGTGGCAGTCCCACCCCTGCTGCCCACACAACGCACCCAGCcccatgtagaaaaaaaaaaagtagacctcGTGGTTATTGGCATCTACTCAGGGACCAAACTGTCTGAAGCTCTCCAGGCACAGAAGGGTccatttccccctcccacctgccctccCTTTATTAATCACAGTAACTCTTTTAGTCACCTAGCGctgatgtaacagaaataccacaagtgtctggctttaacaaacaggaatttattctctcacagtctaggaggctagaagtctgaatgcagggtgccagcttgaggggaagtctttctctctctgtccgctctgggggaaggtccttgtcatcaatcttcacctgatctaggagcttcacagcacaggaacctgggtccaaaggacgcgctcttctcctggctcttgtttcttggtggcatgaagtctccctgtttctctgctcatttttctcttttatatctcaaaagagattggcttaagacataacctgatcttgtagattgagttctgcctcattatcaCAATTGCCACtaaccccacctcattaacatcatagaggtaggatttacaacacataggaaaattccatcagatgacaaaatggtggacaatcacacaatactaggaatcatggcctagccaagttgacaggtattttggggggacacaattcaatctatgacagtaatCATGAGCTGAACACACATAGTAGGTCACTCCCTTTTCATGCAGGGCTCAGGAAACCCTCCCTGCTGTCTTCTTGCTGGCCCCCACTGTGCCCAGAGCAAGGATCCCAAAGGATGTGCCTGGGTATCTCCCCAGTGAGACACCAGGGTTTGGCTCACGGCCTCTAGGGATGAGCCAGGCCCCAGAACATCCCTGCTCCTGAGGATACTGGGTGGTAGAGTATCACACAGGGTCACTTCTAAATGGACACAGGGAttcttcagaagaaaaaaattaacagagaAAAACAGATtgtgaatagaagaaaaaaaggtTGCCAGGTTACATTGCACATTTGTGgctgtgttctttcttttttctgttcttgCAGGCAGGGAAAGATGCTGAAATAcaaaggcaatgggtatgggAAGCCTTTCCCTAGAATGAGCAGAGAATCCCCCCAGGTGAGGCCCATAATAGCCAGGTGGCCTTGAGCAGGTTACTGCTGCACCTATAAAACAGGGGTCAAGTGGGTCGTCGTGAAGATTATACGGAGAAACCTGAGAGAGGCAGATCTCGCCGGGACacccttgtttttccaggtctcacaagttttctgcctttgacaggctgCAGTccccacttttctatcactctctgtttggtcagaaatatttgagttttgctTCTCGGAtaggttctggctttcgcaggtttaactgtacatgtaaaatatTAGAACAGTGCTTTGTCACataaaaaacgaaaccaaacccgttgcctttgagtcgatttagacccatagcgaccctgtagggcagagtagaactgccccatagggtttccaaagagcagctggtggatttgaactgcctacagtttggttagcagccgagaccttaatcactacgccaccagagtttcctacgCCACCAGGATGATTAGGATTGCAACaacatgtgtgtgtgttgctgaatCTAATTAAAGGCCCAGAAAGGTTCTGAGGTACTTTTCTCGTCAGATGGAGAAGGTGCAATAATTAAACCCACTCCAGCGTGTGCAGACCATCCACAGTTCAGCAGTCATCGAGAAGATAGGCAAGAAAGGTAATTGAGTGCCCTGATATTTGTGTTCCCTGCAATCTTGCTCATAATGATAGGGTTTTATACTTACTGCAGAAAATTATatgttttgtaattttaatgAAAAGTCATTTGTAATATAAATGAAAGTTATGTTCGATTAGGTCATGAGTTGTGAGAAATATTAAATGAGAttgggaagaaaaaacaggataaaAAATTGTATGTATGGCATGAACCCAACACTATAAGGTTAAAGCCCCTACAGGTGTACAACTAGTTTTCTCACTGATCTAGAGCTAAAACTCTGATATATCTAGAGTCATCTGCCATCTCTCCTGTAAAAGGAGCTATTGAACATGAAGGCAGAGGAGGCTCATGTTGAATGAACAAACACACGaacaaaccaaaaataccaacacacttgctgtggagttgactccaattcatggcgaccccatgtatttcagagtagggttttcatagctctccctagggttttccacggctcattttttggaaatagatccccaggcctttcttctaaggcacctctcgatggactggaacctccaaccttttggtcagcagttgggcacataaaccatttgcacccacctggaatctgccaggcgctccttggaaactctgcggggcagttccactctgtcctatagggttgctatgagtcagaatcaactggacggcaccgggtttggtctGGAACTCctaaggaaaaccctggtggtgtagtgcttaagagctatggttgctaaccacaaggtcggtggtttgaatccactccttggaagctctatagggcagttctaccctgtcctttagggttgctacaagttggaattgactcaagagcagtgggtttggtttttggttttggaactcctaaatacatacatacatgcacatggacacacacacacatatataacacaTATATACAAACGTGTGTACTTTATATCATTATTATATATTAAGGTTCAGAGGTTTATAAACATTTCAAAATCCAGGGCTTGGCAGGATAGGTTGTCACTGACAAATACTAAATTGTACAGAAGGAAATAGGGTCCCTAAGTAAGAATTTGCCATAAGGAAGGAAGAGACTGGTAGAGCAAGCCAGGCCTGAAACTAGCCCCATGGGTTTGCAGTAGGTACAAGAGCCCCGATCAGTCACCTGAGCCCCAGGTAGACAAGTGAAGGAAGAAAAGGTCTGTGCAGATGAACTGAAAGCGTGGTCTCAAAAACTTCCATCACACTTACGAGCCCAAGCAACCCCCACTCCCAAATGGACATAGCACAGCTGGAGAAGTTCTTTCCATCACTGCTCAGAGCAAACTCTCAGAGCAACAAAGCTCAGCATCACAGAGGCCAGCATCCTGGGGCCCCAGCTCAGCGAGCAGCCCCGGCAGCCCCGGCAGACTCTCCAGCACAGAGGGAAACCAGGCAGCAGTGGCTGCAGTGCCGGCCATCGATGGCAACCGAGGCGACGTGCCTTGGCCTAggacagcaccaccagggctgtcagGACCAGAGCTGCAGAATCAAGACTCAGAAGCAGCACAACTGCAGCCCCAGTGCAGCAGACAGCAATGACTAGGACCTGAACCACACCTTCTCCCTTATACCTgtggccactgagtcgattccgactcatagcaacactataggacagagtagagctgctccataggatttccaaggagcagctggtagatttgaactgccagccttttggttagcagccaaatgcttaactactgtgccaccagggctccctctcctTTATAGACACTGAAATATGTGGAGAAAGGGAGCTACACCAGGGATCTGGGGAAGGGCTGAGAACTTGGCCATCAACTGGTTTGTGTTTACCGGCTGGTGAAACCTGGGGTGGCTCAGTCAGAGTGGTAATAAATGATAATAAGCACGTCTACTGAGTACTTCTTCTGTGCCAAGGATTTCACAGGCAGCCTTTTATTGCCCACGCTGAACACAGAAATGAAAGCTCAGAGCTTCTGCAGGGAGCAAAGCAGTTGAGAAGTACTGCCCTTTTCTGGAGGGCTGCCTTGTTTGGGAGGAGTCTGCCTAGTCCTCAGCTACCTCAAGACAGACGTGGCCCCCACGGTGCCTGTACCCACCCTGTGTGGGAACAGCTGAGGTGGAGCCAGCTCCTGGCAGGGTAGAGGTGGTGAGTCACTCACGGTTCCCACTCATCCAACTCACCGAGCAGATTGTTGGCTGAGCCATGGGCACACTCCTGGGACACCTGGTTCCAGGCCTGGTCATCTATTCCAATGGGCTCTACTATGCAGTGGTGGTGTCCCGGGCCCTCCTGCGGGGCCAGGAGCAACTCTTCCCCCCACTGTCCCCAAAGCACAACCGAGGCCAGAGGTGGTGGCAACAAGCACGCATGGAGGGAATGGTGAAGGTAGGGGCTTTCTTGATCCTGATCTTTGGAGAGTTCTTCTTCCCACCTGGAACCAACTGTTTCCCCATGGTGGACTGGAAGGACCCTCAGCAGCCTTTCCAGAACCACAATTCATGGGAGCATGCCACCATTTTTGGGTTCTTCCTGCTCAGTGGCCTGGTGGACCTCGTAAGCCAGGTGTGGCTGGCACAGCAGAGCATAAAGCTAGAGCAAGCAGGCACAATCTTGGCCTTGGTTGTGCTGTTGCTGCAAATGGTGGCCCACATTGAGCACAAGAATGCCCTGGAGATCCGTGTGCACAGCCTGCTGTTGCTCCCTGTCTTCCTGCTGGCCCTGGTGCTCACCACTGAGGTCTGGGTCCCTAGCCAGCCCTCGCTCTGGGTGTTCAAGACCTGGTTGCTGCTGGTGTTTGGCTCCTGGATGCTGCAGATGACCTCAGTGTTGTACACTCCACTCTCTGGACAGCCCTGGCGGGCTGAAGACCCCATGGACCTCGCCTTCCTCACCATCTTCTTCTGCTGGCACTTGGCCTTACAGGCTGCTGTGCTGGCTGCCATCTATGCCCTCTGCAGCCTCTGGCACCGCCGCTGCTCCTCCTAGAAGGAACTCCCCAGGGGCCAGGTaccagctgtgctccacaggcccACATGCCGGAGAACACGAAAAGCTCCGAGCAGAGGCCATGCTGCAGGATGGGGACATCTAGCTTAAAGACTGTCCTACCCCTAGCTGTGCTCTGTCTTATTCCTGAAATGAGCTTCTTGAGGATGTCACTGGGTGAGTGACACCTGGGACCCACATTGTGGCTTCCCATCTCAGGAGTCATGCTCCTTGTTCTCAAATAAACCTGGCTTTTTATGGTGTTGAACTATCAGCCTTTCTACCCGTGTCAACTGTCTGTCTTAttctgtgggtttggttttcaggccTCTCTGATGGGAATCAGTGCTTCTCCTCTCTGACCGTTTCTGGAATCCAGGATGGGATCCTGGAATGGGGAAGTAGAAGGATATGAGCATAGATTGGATGGATAACCAAGTTTCCCCTGCTCCAAACCATACTGATATTGGGTTGGGAAATCCCCCTTCCTTATTCTTCTTCTTGAAAAGTAGATTAGCTGTTCTTGAGCTTAACCAAAATTTGGATAAAGCTACTTTAAAAGGTAAGGTAAAGGAATCCCAGGGTGGGATAACTGGTTAAGTGTTTGAGTactagctggaaaccctggtggtgtaatggttaagaactatggctactaaccaaaaggtcagcagttcaaatccaccaggtgctccctggaaaccctatggggcagttctactctgtcctatagggtcactatgagttggaatcgactcgactgcaatgggttttgtttgtttttgttttactagCCAGAAGGTTACTGCTTCGAAACTACCCAAAGGCatcttgaaagacaggcctggtgatctgcttccgaaaggtcacagccttgaaaatcctatagagcagttccaccctgcacacatggggtcgccatgagttggaatccacttgatagcaactaacaacacagcAAGGCCACTGAAGTTCTAAATTATTCAGAGAGTTTAAAAGTAAGGCAATAATAAACACAAAAACCAGGAAAATGACCTCAGaggtgaggaaggaagggaggcagCAGAATGGAATACGGTGGGCATACAAAATAGATTTTAGTTATTGATAAGGCTTTCGTTCTTAAAACTAGTGGCGGGTTCATGGGTACACAAGGaggtaaataaaatgaaagaccaATCATGGACCAATGGTGAGTGGACGAATGATGAGTGGGGCATGAACCAAAGATTATAATGAACCCAGTTATGGGCATCCGAGGTCCATTTAAAGCCATGTGGACTGGTCTTTGGCCGGGGGGGATGGGCCTCTTGGGTGGAAAAGGTTGTGTGTGTTTGTACCTAAGGCTGGAAGATTTAATGTGAGGGAAAGGGACTTTGTAATGGCAGCTGACATGATTGTAAGGATTTCAGGtgcctttatttttctcctttttggttTCGGTTTTGTTTTCCTGTGTAGGGGAGTGAAGAATTTGTTTAAGAAACAAAATTGATTCTAGTCACTTCAGCCCTGAAGGGAGCAGGGGGTGCCAGGAATCCTTGCACTGTCTGTCAGCAGATTCTGGGGGAGGGAGGGTCCAGCCAAGAGTCCCCAGCAGTGGGGCAGATAAAGTCCTCTTAAAGCAAGGATGTCCACAAAGCTTATTGGTGGTTACccagggtgggtgggagggggatGAGGAGGTACTCCTTAGAAGGCACAGAGTTGTTACTCAGGGTAATGAAAACATTTGGAAGCCAATAGTGTGATGGTTTtataacatggtgaatgtaattaatgtcactgaattgtacatgtaaaaacagttgaaatggcaaaggttttgtcatagatatatttcaccacaataaaatttttttaaaactaaatgtTTTTCATATAATAGCTAATGCTCAAATTGTCTGCTTTCCTCTGATGTAAAAATATCCAACTTTTCAGTAAAATCTGCTTCTCAAATAAACGTTTTGTGTGAATTATTCTGgggggaaacaaagaaaaaggtccAGACCTGGGTTGGAAGGAGCAGAGGGGAAAGAGTTCCCATGAAATATGGGGTACAAATGATGGCAGTGCCTCCGAAAATGCAGAAACTCAGAGCTGAGAAGGAACCTGAGAATATCAGTACCCTTGGGTTCACAGAAATTCTCAGAAAGTCTTTGGAGGGACAAATAAATAACAGTGCCAGCTGACAAACAGATTATGTAGGTAAAAATGAAATAGAGCAAAAGTAAGCTCGTAGAAATACATATCCTTTGGTACAATTGGAGGCATCTTTTCTACTGGCAAGAGTCTGCTTACGTGAGATGAATAAACTCAACATTTGGGGGTGTGGAGAAGCGGGAAGAAGGGAGTAAGACCAGCCACAGATGTGGAGAAAGGACCACAAAGTAAAATCCCCACTAGTGGAGCTGCTGCAATTTCACAACAGATGGTATGGCCAATATGCAGTTATCAGAGAATGGAAAGCTTAAAGAAACGAAGTTTTCCAAGATGGCGGACAAGATGAGATGCAGCTTGAAGACACCACAGAACATCACCTAAAAAAGCAGCGTGCCTGAGCATGGAATACAGGCCCTGGGAGTTCTTCGGCAAGTGAGTACAGCTAGAAAAGGGGAGCAAGGGAAGGGATGGGAAGTGTGTAGGGACCTGGGAAACTCAGGCTGGGTGGGGGAACTCCAGGTGTTGGGGGACAAAAGATGCCTTGTTCTGCCCCAGCAGCTCCAGCAGCTGAAACCAGGCCAGCTGAGCTTATCCTCCCAGGGACGCAGGGAGCAAGCTGAGGAGAGGCCCAGCACCCTTCCTTCTGGCAGGCCCCCACCCTAGGCAGCCTTGGAGGTCTAAATCAGATTTACTTTCAGGAACTCACTCCATTGACTAGCATATCTGCACCCACTGACTAGAGACCAAAAGCGAAAAGGTGGGAAAATAGAAGAGACAGACAGCTTGTGGCTTCCCAGCTAGTCTCCTGGGGAGGCGAGTTTACACTGGTCAGTGCCGTTTACCTTCGGTGGCCCTGCAGACAAGTCATGGCTCCCTGGGGAGGAACCTCTGGTCTGTATATCTGTGTGCTCACCCAGTTCAGCAGAAAGCTGGCCACTTGAGAGGTGAGACTCACACCAACAGGGCTTCTCATGTATTTCTGAGACTTCAAAGCACACTAGCTTTATGATAAAAGAACTTCATTCCCAAATACGGTCGTTGAGACATCACCTCACTGTGCTGCTTCCACAGagtaagaaaatatttattgattgtttTCTCATCACGAAGGTAATAGAACTTCACTGGAGAGGCATCTGGGACTCAGACAGGTATGAAGAAGAAAATTTAAATCCCTCACAAGCTTACTCTTCATTCATTCGACAAGTATGTATTTCTGTCTCAATGCCGGGTGGTCCTCTGCTCTCGGCTGCAGAGATGGACAGCACAGGCTGAGACCCTGCTGGCTCCCATGCGGCTTACAGGCTAGGGGGAAACAAACCAGAGACAATGCAATAAGCATAGAATATGTCAGGTCATGGTAAGTGCCATGAAAAGAAAGTAACAGggcaaggaggagaggaagattaATGGGAATAGGGGGATTACATTTGGAGAGTTAAGTGACATGCCACTGAGAAAGAAGCTTCGAGAAATTTTGGATGTTTTTCCATTGAACATTTTAACTGAACGttagcatttttattatttgttgcaAGTCTTCagatgaaattttttttattgtgctttagatgaaggtttacagagcaaatta encodes the following:
- the LOC100663617 gene encoding transmembrane epididymal protein 1A-like is translated as MGTLLGHLVPGLVIYSNGLYYAVVVSRALLRGQEQLFPPLSPKHNRGQRWWQQARMEGMVKVGAFLILIFGEFFFPPGTNCFPMVDWKDPQQPFQNHNSWEHATIFGFFLLSGLVDLVSQVWLAQQSIKLEQAGTILALVVLLLQMVAHIEHKNALEIRVHSLLLLPVFLLALVLTTEVWVPSQPSLWVFKTWLLLVFGSWMLQMTSVLYTPLSGQPWRAEDPMDLAFLTIFFCWHLALQAAVLAAIYALCSLWHRRCSS